From Solibacillus sp. FSL W7-1464:
TTTCCTACCGCTATGGACTTCAAAATTTCGACCCGCATACCCAAAAAGAAATTGCCAAAAGGCTCAATATTTCACGCAGCTATGTTTCACGCATCGAAAAACGGGCCCTTATTAAGCTTTACCAGCAGTTTAAGCATGGCGAGAAAGAATAATCCATTTGAAAGGCATATATTTCTGACATACAACAAAGAAAATGCCCAATCCTTTAATGTGATTGGGCATTTCTACGCTGATTCGAATTATAGTTTCGTAATGGCATTTAATACGATTTCTGTTGAGTGTTTTGCTGCAACAGGTAAAAACTCATCGAATGACATGCTTGATTCTTGTCCAGCAATATCTGATAATGCACGAATGACAACAAACGGTGTATTGAATTGGTGGCATACTTGCGCTACAGCCGCTGCTTCCATTTCCACAGCCTTCATTGTAGGGAAATCTTTTCGCACTGCCTCGACACGCTCAGGGTTGCTCATAAAGACATCACCTGAACAAATGAGACCTACACTGTAATTATGCTCTCCCACTTCTTTTACTGCCTGTTTCGCAACTTCCATTAATTGTTCGTCCGATTTATAAGCTGCCGGCATCCCAGCCATTTGACCGATTTCATAGCCAAAAGCAGTAACATCCACATCGTGATGACGTACTTCATCCGAAATGACGATATCCCCAACTTTTAATGCTGCATCAAAACCGCCTGCAGATCCTGTATTGATGACTACTTTCGGATTAAACTTTTCCAATAAGATCGTCGTAGACATTGCCGCATTCACTTTTCCGATACCGCTTTTTAACAGGACGACTTCTTTGCCTTCATATGTACCTGTTGTGTATTCACTGTTTGCTATTGTTTCTGTTTGTGTATTTTTTAGAGCACCGCGTAATAATTCAACTTCCTGCTCCATTGCACCGATTACTGCTATTGTCATTTATTCATTCCTCCATTTAAACTTGCTAATTATACTTCGTTATTGTGAGCCTTCCAGTGTTGACAAAACTTCCACTTGAACCGGTTTCCAGCCTTCATTGTCAACCCATTCAATACTTACACGGTATTTTTGTTCTTTGTCCATTGATGTGACAACAGCAATTGCATTTTTCGCACTGCCATTATTATTCACACGCAGTACAATACTGTTTTCCTGCTGTAGATCGATGACACTGAAAATTGCTTTTAGTTTTTCTTCGTAATCAATATGCCCATTTTCATATGTCGACACATGTTCACCCGTTTGTGCCGTCGGATAGGCCGGCCAATTCGGATTGGTAATGACTTCTTTTACTGCCGGATCGTCGGAAGGACTTACCATTTCACCTGATTCAGATGCTGGCTGTTCGTCTTCAGATTCATCTGTAATATGTTCCTCTTCTGTTTCCTCCGGTACATTTGTTTCTGTTTCATTATCTTCCGTTTCTTGCCCAGCGTCTTCTTCAGGGGCATCTGTAGTTACTTCTGCCGCTGAATCTTGCTGTTCGGCTTCGTTTTTGGCGTCTGGTTCTTGTTTAATAATAATAATTAAAGTTGCTACTATTAATACAGCGACAATGGCAATTAAGTAATTTAATCTTTTATCCGCTTTCTGGAATTTCGTCTGTTTTGTTTTTTGTTCAGCATACTGTTGTCGTGTTTGAAATCGTCTTTTTCGTTCCATTTCAATTCCTCCTATGCATACCTATTTTAGCATTAGAACAGCGAAGGTTGCACGGAAATTATACACTGGAAACTCTTCCAGTTATCAACAAAAGAAAAGCAGCTAGCAATTTATGCTAACTGCTCCATAAGTTATTTTACTTCTAAAATAATAACTTCCATATCTCCGCCCGGTGTTGTCAGTTTTACAACATCATCAACATGCTTGCCCATTAAAGCTTTAGCAATTGGAGAGTCATTGGAAATTTTACCTTCCATCGGATCCGCTTCAGCTGACCCAACAATTGTGTAAGATTCTTCAAAGTTTGCACGTTTACCGTTAATAAGCTCATCAAATGTAACTGTTTTACCTAATGAAATTGAAGTTGATGAATCGTCTTCTGTAATAATTACAGCATTACGCAGCATTTGCTCGATCAATGAAATACGACCTTCCACAAATCCTTGCTCTTCTTTTGCTGAATCATACTCAGAGTTCTCAGAAAGGTCACCGAAGCTGCGAGCTACTTTGATACGCTCTACTACTTCAGGACGCTTTACAGTTTTTAATGTGTTTAATTCATCTTCTAATTTTTGTTTTCCATCAAGTGTCATTGGATATTGTTTTTCGTTTGACATTATTCCCACTCCTTAGTATTAACTTGAAAACGTTTACTTTTGGCGTTTTCTATTTCTATTTCTAAAAAATACGTATTAATTTAAAAGTTATTCTCACGTATTTTGTTCATAAATAACAGAAAACCCGACTACTAGTTTACGGTATGTGTAAATCCCTTCTTTTAGAAGAAGTTTACACCGTAATACGGGCAGCCGAATTTTATGATTGATTATTTATGTTGTTCTATCATTTTAAAATGCAATTACTGTAAATACTACATCATCATATTACAAGTTTGATTCAGTTTCAAGAATTGTTTTTATTTTCGTTACCATTAAGTCAATTGCAACGTTATTTTCCCCGCCTTCAGGGATGATTACATCTGCATATCGCTTAGTCGGTTCGATAAACATATTGTGCATTGGACGCACCGCTGTTAAATACTGATCGATTACCGAATCAGCTGTACGGCCGCGCTCTTTAATATCACGTTGAATACGTCGGATAATACGTAAGTCAGAGTCTGTATCCACAAATAATTTAATATCCATTAAATCACGCAGGCGCTCGTCCTCCAGCACTAAAATTCCTTCAACGATGATTACATCTTTAGGTTCTACATGAATGACTTCATCTGAACGTGTATGCTGCACATAATCATAGACCGGTTTTTCCACTGATTCATACGCAAGTAAACGATGAATATGATCGATCAGCAAATCATTGTCAAATGCTAGCGGATGATCATAGTTTGTTTCCAGACGCTGTTCAAACGTCATATGGCTTTGGTCTTTATAATAATAATCCTGTTCGATTACAACTACTGAATGTTCACGGAAAACATCGTAAATAGAACGTGTCACGCTTGTTTTACCTGAGCATGAACCACCGGCAATTCCGATTACAACTGGACGGTTTGACATTTAATTATTCTCCTTTCGCATCATATCAAAATGTGATAATGAGCGATCAACTTTAAATTTAACGATTTGTAGTGGGTGGCGGGCAACATCTAGTTCATTGCCTTTTTCATCCCAAAGCTGGCCAACCGTCATTTTGAATGTATCCATATTAGGGCCGAAAAATTCAACCGTATCGCCTGTCTTGAAATAGTTGCGTTGTTCCAATGTAACCATTTGTGTTTCGGCGTCATAATCCATGACAAACCCTGCAAAATCCCACTTCATTTTATGTGAATGGAAACCGAACATTTGCTGTTTATAACTTGGCTCACCTTCAAAGAATGACGAAGCAGTTGCACGGTTTGCACAGCGCGCCAATTCTTCCAGCCATTCTTTTTCGAATGTAAAGTTTTCCGGGTCTGCACAGTAAGCATCAATTACTTTGCGATAAACGGAAATAACCGTTGCGATATAGTGAATCGACTTCATACGGCCTTCCACTTTTAATGAATCAATCCCTAACTCAATCATGTGAGGAATGGATTCGATCAATTTCAGATCTTTCGGGCTCATTGCAAACGGCGCTTCACCTTCGTTAAACAATGCTGTTTCTTCACCGTCGTTATTTTCATATAAATCATAATCCCAACGGCAAGACTGACAGCAGCCGCCACGGTTTGAGTCACGGGCCGTCATATGATTTGAAAGTGTACAGCGTCCGGAATAAGCGATACACATTGCACCGTGCACGAAGGCTTCGATTTCAATGTCTACCTCTTCTTTCATTTTACGCATTTCTTCCCCGCCTACTTCACGCGCCAAAACAACACGTTCCAATCCTTCTTCCTTCCAGTACTTTACCGCTTTCCAGTTGGATAAAGACTGTTGTGTAGAAAGGTGGATTTCCAGAGAAGGGGCGCTCTTTTTACACGTTTCAATAATTAACGGGTCTGCAACGATAATCCCTTTTACGCCTGCTCCTTCGATTGCCTGCAGGTATTCTTCCAAACCAGCCATATTTTCGTTATGCGCGAAGATATTTGTTGTTACATATACAACAGCTCCATATTTATTCGCAAATTCAACGCCTTCCTTCATTTCTTCAATTGTGAAGTTTCCAGCGTTTGAACGTAAACCAAACTCCTGACCACCGATAAATACAGCATCAGCACCGTAGTGGACGGCTACTTTTAATTTCTCCAAGCTTCCTGCCGGTGCTAAAAGCTCTGGTTTTTTCGTAATTACTGTTTTTCCGTTAATAGTTTCACGGATCTTTTCATTTTGAATTAATTGTAGCATACTGCGCTCGTTCTCCTTCCTAGTAGACTGTTTCCTTGTAGATGAAGCCAGTATCCAGTGGACGTAACGCTGGCTGAATTGCTTCGATTTGCTCAAATAGCCCGGATTTAATATCATCGTACGCATCTTCGCCTTGATCAAAATACGTATCAATCGCTTGACGGTAGAGTTTTGTAACCGTTACCGTATAGTCAAACGTTTGAAGGACACCATCAATTTTAAGTGAATCGATACCTGCCTCAAACAATTCATTTAACTCTTCGATAATGCACATATCATTCGGTGAGAAAATGTGCGTCCCATTCATATCCTCATAGATCGGATATTTATTTTTACGCTCTTTATCGTGAAGGAACATGTTTTTGTTTTCTTTGCGATTTTCGATTTCCATCGCTTCGTCACGGTACAGGAAGTAGTTTCCTAAAAGTGAGCGTTTAGATTGGAACATACAAGTCATTCCATGTACTTGCACTTCGATTTCATGCTTTGTATTTTCTTTGATTTCAATCACTTCATCGACTGAAAGTTCACGTGCCAGTACAGCACGCTTGCTTCCACGCTCACCCCAATAGTTCACTTGGAAGAAGTTCGTTGCTGTCGTTTCCGGATTCCAATGCAACGGTATCGTTACGTTGTTTTCACGCACTGCAATAATTACAGCCGGGTCACCGAATAATAATGCATCTACGCCAATACGCTGCATCTGTACTAAATATTCATCCAATGCATCTAAACGATCATTGTGGAATAATGCATTGACCGCTACATATACCTTTTTACCTGCAGCATGAATCAGCTTTGTTGCTTCTTCCACCTGTGCTACTGTAAAGTCTCCAGCTAAGCGCAAGCCAAATTTCTGTTCACCGATCACAAAAGCATCTGCACCTGCCTGAAGTAGTGCTGTAATATGCTCAATGGATTGTGGTGTTACTGATAATTCTGGTTTTTTCACACTAATCACCTCTTCAAACAAATTAACAAACCATCACCGACAGGGAAAAAGGCACTTGAATAATCCGGATGTGCCATGATCCAGTCCGAAAATGTTTTTAAGTTGCGGATCATCGTTCTTTTTCTTCTAGGTACTTCTTTTATATCTAAATCCGATAATCCGTGCATATACATATTATCGATGTATAAAACGCCTCCCGAAGGAACAAGTGATGCGTATTTTTCGAAAAACTTCATGTATTGCCCTTTTGCCGCATCAATAAAAACAGCATCAAAAGTAGCAGGAAGTGAATCCATGTCTACCTCTAACGCATCACCCTCAATTACTTGTATGCGGTTTGCCACCTCTGACCTTGCAATGAATTCCTTGGCATACTGAACTCGCGACACATCGCGTTCTATCGTCACAATATGACTTTGTGGCAGTGCTTGAGCCATCCGTATAGCAGAATAACCAATTGCCGTTCCAATTTCTAAAATCGATTTTGGATTTTGAATTCGCAAAATCTGATTCAGTGACTCAATCCCGGCAAGCTGCATGATCGGGACATGATTCTGTTCTGCGAAGCGTTCCATTTCCATTAATAATTCATCACGTTCAGGAATGAAGGAAGCAATATAAGCGTCTGATAATTCCATTTGTCATTCTCCCTTTACCTGGTTGTTTGCGCACATCTTTCTTTCACAAGAAAAAAGACGAAACGAAGTTGTTTGCGCCTACAAAATTGTTATATAAGGACAAAAAATCACAATTTATAATAGCATGAAAAGAAAAGGAATGCGAACAATTTACTGAATTCCATCGTAAAACGGAAATTTCAAGCCATTCGATTCCTTTTCTACAACTTATCTTTCTTAACGTAAATATTTTTCGATGTTCGCTAAGTGCTCATCATACGTTTTAGCAAAATGATTGACGCCTTCTTTATCTGCCAGGAAGTATAAATAATCAGTTTGTGAAGGGTTCAGTGCCGCTTCGATTGATGTTTTACCGGCTCCTGCGATTGGTCCAGGCGGCAATCCGGTATTTTGATACGTATTATACGGATTTTCCACTTCCAGGTCGCTATACAGTACGCGTTCTTTATGCGATCCTAATGCATACAGTACAGTTGGGTCTGTCTGTAAAGGCATATCAATTTTAATACGATTATAGAAAACACTCGCAATTGTTTCACGATCCGTCTGCGCAGTTGCCTCTTCTTCAAGCAATGATGCAAATGTCAGCAATTCATGGACCGATGTTTCGCGTTCTTCCAATATCGGAGTGTATTCGGAAACAATCGTATTCATCGCAGAAAGCATTGTACCGATAATTTCCTCTATTGTTGGGTTTTCCTCAAAGAACGGATATGTTGCCGGATATAAATAGCCTTCTAGCGGGTGACGGATATTTTCCTTTAAAATAGCTTCTGACAATAAATCAGGATATTCAGTGATTAATTGCTCCACATAAGCGGCATCCGTCACTTTTTTCATAAAGTCCTCTGCTTTGTGAGAAGTGTTTTTCTGTACAACATCAGCTACTTGCTCGAGCGTCAATCCTTCCGGCACTGTCATTGTAAATACAGGCTCGCGATACACGCGCCCTGTCTTTAAGCTTTCAATAATTTCATCGAGTGTCATGGATTTCGTTAAAGAATAACTGCCGGCTTGGAATTCCGATTCATTTTTAAATTTAGTATAATATTTAAAAATCTGTGCATTCTTTACAATGCCCTTATCTTCTAAAATAGTCGATATTAATGTAATCCCTGAGCCCATTGGAATTTCGACTTCAACTTTTTCGTTCGATTCCGGGTCCGTTGGTTCCAATGCCGATGTCACATAGTTGTATCCTGTGAAACCGACAATGGCAATAATCAGAAGAGCAACAAGCGCGACAATTCCCACAATTTTACGCACCGTTTTAACTTCTCCTTTACGCTCTTTCATCTTATTTAACATTTCTTGCTTCTTATTTTCGTCTAGCACGGGAGTCCCCCCTTTTTCTCTTCCATAATGATACATAAAAATCTCTTTCGACACAATATAGAGCCACGAAAGGTATAGAAATTCTCACTATTTGCGACGTTTTATAATAAAAAATGTTCGTTTTTGTCTATTTTTGAACAATAAAAAACCTCACTGTCGTATACATCACCAGTGAGGTTCTTGAAATTAGTTTTGTGCTAATGAATTTAATGCTTGTTCTACCATTTCCCACTCTGCATCTGTTTCGATAGGGAGCAGGTCCGCTACTTCGCCATTATCGCCCGCGATATAGGCAGAAGCGTAAACTTCCTCCAATACCGGTTCGTCGTCTTCCATAATTGCATAGAATAAGTAATTTTTCCCGTTGTTTTCAAAGCGGTGCAAAATTTGGCACATAACTTCTTCATCTTCTTCATTCGTGATCGTAAAGTAATTTGTCTGATCCGCGCCGAATTCTGAAAGCACCGTATTCATAACCTCTTCAACCATTGCCCATTCTTCATCTGTTTCAACATCTGAGAAACTGCTCATTTCGCCATTCTCGTCAAGAACATAGCGAAGTGCAGAAATACCAGCTTCTTCATCCCCGATTAATGAGAATAACACATAGGAGTGCTCATCCGAATCAAATGTAAATACAACGCGGCATTGCTGCTCTCCGCCGTCTTCTTTTTGTAAAATAAAAATATTTTCTTCCATACTAATTCCTCCCATTGAATGAATAAAACAGAGCAGGCTCGTCACCCACTCTGTTTTTATCGTGTCAAATGAATTATTCTTCTTCGCCTAATTCGTCTTCGATCTGGTTTAATACTTCTTCGATTAAATCCCATTCTGCTTCTGTTTCGATCGGCGTTAATTCGCCATCTTCACCATTATCAGCAGGAACGAATGCAGAAGCAAAGATTTCAACTGCGCCATCTTCATCTTCTTCTGCACCTACTAAAGAATATAATACGTATGATTTACCGAACTCTTCTGAATCGAAAGTGTGTAAAATTTCGCAAAGTTGTTCGTTGCCGTTTTCATCGACTACTGTAATGTGATTTTGTTGTTCTGACATGATCGTCACCTCTTCATAATATTTAGGCATTGGTGCCTGTCGCTGCTCAATATATTATACATAAAGCCTTTTCGGATAAGTACAAAAAAGCCTCGTAATGAGCAACTTTAGTTTTTACTATCTAAATAACCTTGTAAAATCATGACAGCAGCCATTTTATCAATAACTTGCTTTCGTTTTTTACGGCTTACGTCTGCTTCGATCAGCATACGCTCAGCAGCCATCGTTGTCATACGCTCGTCCCAAAGCTTAACAGGAAAACCGAATGTATCTTCCAGCAGCTTCTTATAGCTTTCGGAAGCTTCCCCGCGGGGACCGATCGTATTATTCATGTTCTTCGGGTAGCCTACAACAAATTCTGTTACATTATGTTCCTTTACAAGCTCATTGATACGTTCAATACCAAATACGCCTGCCGCTTCATCGATTTTTATTGTCTCGATTCCTTGCGCTGTCCACCCTAGCGCATCACTAATTGCAACGCCGACTGTTTTCGAGCCGACGTCTAAACCCATAA
This genomic window contains:
- the mtnN gene encoding 5'-methylthioadenosine/S-adenosylhomocysteine nucleosidase, which gives rise to MTIAVIGAMEQEVELLRGALKNTQTETIANSEYTTGTYEGKEVVLLKSGIGKVNAAMSTTILLEKFNPKVVINTGSAGGFDAALKVGDIVISDEVRHHDVDVTAFGYEIGQMAGMPAAYKSDEQLMEVAKQAVKEVGEHNYSVGLICSGDVFMSNPERVEAVRKDFPTMKAVEMEAAAVAQVCHQFNTPFVVIRALSDIAGQESSMSFDEFLPVAAKHSTEIVLNAITKL
- a CDS encoding YrrS family protein, translated to MERKRRFQTRQQYAEQKTKQTKFQKADKRLNYLIAIVAVLIVATLIIIIKQEPDAKNEAEQQDSAAEVTTDAPEEDAGQETEDNETETNVPEETEEEHITDESEDEQPASESGEMVSPSDDPAVKEVITNPNWPAYPTAQTGEHVSTYENGHIDYEEKLKAIFSVIDLQQENSIVLRVNNNGSAKNAIAVVTSMDKEQKYRVSIEWVDNEGWKPVQVEVLSTLEGSQ
- the greA gene encoding transcription elongation factor GreA; this encodes MSNEKQYPMTLDGKQKLEDELNTLKTVKRPEVVERIKVARSFGDLSENSEYDSAKEEQGFVEGRISLIEQMLRNAVIITEDDSSTSISLGKTVTFDELINGKRANFEESYTIVGSAEADPMEGKISNDSPIAKALMGKHVDDVVKLTTPGGDMEVIILEVK
- the udk gene encoding uridine kinase; the encoded protein is MSNRPVVIGIAGGSCSGKTSVTRSIYDVFREHSVVVIEQDYYYKDQSHMTFEQRLETNYDHPLAFDNDLLIDHIHRLLAYESVEKPVYDYVQHTRSDEVIHVEPKDVIIVEGILVLEDERLRDLMDIKLFVDTDSDLRIIRRIQRDIKERGRTADSVIDQYLTAVRPMHNMFIEPTKRYADVIIPEGGENNVAIDLMVTKIKTILETESNL
- a CDS encoding peptidase U32 family protein; translation: MLQLIQNEKIRETINGKTVITKKPELLAPAGSLEKLKVAVHYGADAVFIGGQEFGLRSNAGNFTIEEMKEGVEFANKYGAVVYVTTNIFAHNENMAGLEEYLQAIEGAGVKGIIVADPLIIETCKKSAPSLEIHLSTQQSLSNWKAVKYWKEEGLERVVLAREVGGEEMRKMKEEVDIEIEAFVHGAMCIAYSGRCTLSNHMTARDSNRGGCCQSCRWDYDLYENNDGEETALFNEGEAPFAMSPKDLKLIESIPHMIELGIDSLKVEGRMKSIHYIATVISVYRKVIDAYCADPENFTFEKEWLEELARCANRATASSFFEGEPSYKQQMFGFHSHKMKWDFAGFVMDYDAETQMVTLEQRNYFKTGDTVEFFGPNMDTFKMTVGQLWDEKGNELDVARHPLQIVKFKVDRSLSHFDMMRKENN
- a CDS encoding peptidase U32 family protein, translated to MKKPELSVTPQSIEHITALLQAGADAFVIGEQKFGLRLAGDFTVAQVEEATKLIHAAGKKVYVAVNALFHNDRLDALDEYLVQMQRIGVDALLFGDPAVIIAVRENNVTIPLHWNPETTATNFFQVNYWGERGSKRAVLARELSVDEVIEIKENTKHEIEVQVHGMTCMFQSKRSLLGNYFLYRDEAMEIENRKENKNMFLHDKERKNKYPIYEDMNGTHIFSPNDMCIIEELNELFEAGIDSLKIDGVLQTFDYTVTVTKLYRQAIDTYFDQGEDAYDDIKSGLFEQIEAIQPALRPLDTGFIYKETVY
- a CDS encoding O-methyltransferase, which gives rise to MELSDAYIASFIPERDELLMEMERFAEQNHVPIMQLAGIESLNQILRIQNPKSILEIGTAIGYSAIRMAQALPQSHIVTIERDVSRVQYAKEFIARSEVANRIQVIEGDALEVDMDSLPATFDAVFIDAAKGQYMKFFEKYASLVPSGGVLYIDNMYMHGLSDLDIKEVPRRKRTMIRNLKTFSDWIMAHPDYSSAFFPVGDGLLICLKR
- the mltG gene encoding endolytic transglycosylase MltG, with product MLDENKKQEMLNKMKERKGEVKTVRKIVGIVALVALLIIAIVGFTGYNYVTSALEPTDPESNEKVEVEIPMGSGITLISTILEDKGIVKNAQIFKYYTKFKNESEFQAGSYSLTKSMTLDEIIESLKTGRVYREPVFTMTVPEGLTLEQVADVVQKNTSHKAEDFMKKVTDAAYVEQLITEYPDLLSEAILKENIRHPLEGYLYPATYPFFEENPTIEEIIGTMLSAMNTIVSEYTPILEERETSVHELLTFASLLEEEATAQTDRETIASVFYNRIKIDMPLQTDPTVLYALGSHKERVLYSDLEVENPYNTYQNTGLPPGPIAGAGKTSIEAALNPSQTDYLYFLADKEGVNHFAKTYDEHLANIEKYLR
- a CDS encoding DUF1292 domain-containing protein, which translates into the protein MEENIFILQKEDGGEQQCRVVFTFDSDEHSYVLFSLIGDEEAGISALRYVLDENGEMSSFSDVETDEEWAMVEEVMNTVLSEFGADQTNYFTITNEEDEEVMCQILHRFENNGKNYLFYAIMEDDEPVLEEVYASAYIAGDNGEVADLLPIETDAEWEMVEQALNSLAQN
- a CDS encoding DUF1292 domain-containing protein: MSEQQNHITVVDENGNEQLCEILHTFDSEEFGKSYVLYSLVGAEEDEDGAVEIFASAFVPADNGEDGELTPIETEAEWDLIEEVLNQIEDELGEEE
- the ruvX gene encoding Holliday junction resolvase RuvX, with translation MRIMGLDVGSKTVGVAISDALGWTAQGIETIKIDEAAGVFGIERINELVKEHNVTEFVVGYPKNMNNTIGPRGEASESYKKLLEDTFGFPVKLWDERMTTMAAERMLIEADVSRKKRKQVIDKMAAVMILQGYLDSKN